The Phoenix dactylifera cultivar Barhee BC4 unplaced genomic scaffold, palm_55x_up_171113_PBpolish2nd_filt_p 000914F, whole genome shotgun sequence genome includes a window with the following:
- the LOC108511813 gene encoding transcription repressor OFP13 has product MGRKLGLTSLFFKTRDTRPSPSSMSSSPSSSWAWPSCKQPRTLSFRAVGDGDGDAVHKTVRSAHFDSSESCFTTSSAMESESFSTVSEASGGETVEAVIRGLRSDRLFFEPGSTSSILEEASVAEGVPFEGSVAMAMDSKDPYWDFKVSMEEMVLAHGVKDLGWLEEMLGWYLRVNGKWTHEFIVGAFLDVLLGLASPSPCSSFTFQVEEKEEGNGLC; this is encoded by the coding sequence ATGGGTAGGAAACTTGGCCTAACCTCTCTCTTCTTTAAGACTAGAGACACAaggccttctccttcttccatgTCATCCTCTCCTAGTTCTTCATGGGCTTGGCCTTCTTGCAAGCAACCAAGGACTCTCTCCTTCAGGGCTGTGGGCGATGGTGATGGCGATGCAGTGCACAAGACCGTCAGGTCAGCACACTTCGACTCGTCCGAGTCATGCTTCACCACTTCGTCAGCCATGGAATCTGAGAGCTTCTCAACCGTGTCCGAGGCCTCAGGGGGTGAAACAGTCGAGGCTGTCATACGTGGGCTAAGGTCAGACCGGCTTTTCTTCGAGCCTGGTAGCACGAGCTCGATACTGGAGGAGGCCTCCGTGGCTGAAGGTGTCCCATTCGAAGGGAGCGTCGCCATGGCGATGGACTCGAAGGACCCGTACTGGGATTTTAAGGTGTCAATGGAGGAGATGGTGCTGGCGCATGGGGTGAAGGACTTGGGGTGGCTTGAGGAGATGCTGGGGTGGTACTTGAGGGTGAACGGGAAGTGGACTCATGAGTTCATAGTTGGGGCATTTTTAGATGTGCTTCTAGGCCttgcttctccttctccttgttCTTCTTTCACTTTTCAAGtcgaagaaaaagaggaaggaaatGGGTTATGTTAA